AGAATCCTCGTCTGGGAGCAGTTTCTTCCCGAATTCTGGATTCGTCATTCAGATTTTAGCCGGGGGGAGGACGTTTCTACTTTGATATTTTTCGCTTTTAAGATAAAAACCTTCAAAGAAAAAAGGGAAGGATTCGAACCGGAAACCGGGAATCTTTTTTGTCTTTTCAAGAATGGATTTTTTCCAGAATCGACTTCGCGTAACAAATTCGATTTACGGAAGAGGGGAAAGCAGAAGAGATTCTTCTTGAAGAACTTTCGAAGCGAGTTTGGCCGCTTCCAGAGGAGCCGCGGGTTGTCCCGTTGTGCGAACCCGAGTGAATATCAACCACTGCGCGCCTTCTTTTTGGAAGAGGGCCCAGAACCAGGAGTTCGCTTCTTCTTGGTTATAGTAAAACGCGGAATCGGATTTGTATTCCTCGATTCCGTTCCAGTTACCAGGAAGATCGTGATTGCCGCTCGCGTTGGAGACGGAACCTGATTCTCTTTTCAAAATACCGAAGACTGTCTGTATCGTTTTTTTGCGAAAAGGCGGCTTCGATTCTTGTAAACGGATGAGATAATCCACAAATTCAACCGGGGATACGGAGTAAGAACCGTCCAACCAAAAGGAAGCCCTTGTCATCGGAACGGCGCTCGTAAAGTCGTTTCCTTTTTCAAGGAGCTGTCTGCCTTTTTCGGGGCCGATATCGTTCCAGAGTTTTGCAAAATACCAATGAACGGAATACTCAAGGGCAGATCTAAGATTCTGATCCTTTTGCCAACGGATATAAGGATGTCTCGTTTTATCCCAGAAAAAAAGGGATTGATCCTCTTTGAGATAGCCGCTTTCCAAAGCGTTCAACGCAAGAATCGTGTGAAAAAGAGAAGCGGGTGGGGATTTATAAGAACATTCTTCTTTTTGAAAGTAGATTTTACTTCTTGCGCTTAGGTTTACTAAGATCGCACAAGCCGATTTCCCGTCCCAGTTCAGATTCTTTTCCGAAAAAGGCATAGGCGGAAGCGATAAAACGGAAGGTTCGCTTTTACAAGAGAAAAGTAAGAAGAAGATCCAAAAGAATGAGAATAGAGACTTCACTTAAAAAGGACTGAATCAGTTGAGAACGGAAATGCCAATCAAAATTAAGGACACCGGGATATAAAAATAAAAGAAGTAGATTTTTCCCACCTTCTTCCAAGGTTTCTCCATCTTCGGTCTTAAAAGTTCGATGAGTTCTTCTTGGTTTGCGTTGTAGAGTTGGGACGCGTCGTTCATTCCATAGAGACGTCCGGCTAAACGGAGAAAGGCTTTTTCTCGATGAGTTTTCAGATATTCCTGACTCGCCAAGACCAGCTCGGTATCGTTCGAGAAAAGATTCCGAAAGACCTTTGGAATTTCGTAGAACTTTCCTATGAGAAGACTTGAAAAGCGGGTGAAAAGGCCTAAGTAGAATAGGGAAGCGTATTGAACCGCTTCCATTTTTAATCCGAATACGATGATAAAGCAGACCAAATAGGCGCCATACCCTAGGATCAGCCCGGCCCGTTCGAAAAAACGATTCCAGAAAACCTCTTTGTCGAATTCTAAATCGATCGCTTCCGGAGAGTAATCGCTGGTTTTGTATTCGGTCATTGGTAAATTAGGAAAAAGGAATATTCCCTCTCTTCTATCCATGCAAAATTCTACGCTCTAAATGACAAATCAATTCGAGTAGTTTTGGAAGGCAAAAAGGCTGAAAGAAGAACTCGCCTTCTTTCGAAGCGGTTCTTCTTTCGGTGTTTCAGAAATTTTTATTCCATCGCTATGGAGAAGGAAGAAACGGGAAAGGGAGACATAACGATCTCGAATTTTGTCCGATATTTTTAAAGGCAGAAACTCAACTTTCAATTTTCTTTTTCTTCAGGGGGAAACTGGCAAGGAGACCGAAAATCTTTTCATACGAGGCCTCCCGGATGTCGACCGCACTCAAAAGAAAAGAAAGAAAAATACAAACCGGAGAATTCTGGACTTCCCGCCAGAGACAATCCCATTCCATTCATTACAGCGTAAGTTATCGCGCCTCGTTTAAACCGGAACTTCCCGCGTTTTTCTTGGAAAAATACCTTTCCGGAAGCAAGGGTGTCGTCTTGGATCCGTTTGGCGGAAGGGGAACTAC
The Leptospira stimsonii DNA segment above includes these coding regions:
- a CDS encoding penicillin-binding transpeptidase domain-containing protein; translation: MKSLFSFFWIFFLLFSCKSEPSVLSLPPMPFSEKNLNWDGKSACAILVNLSARSKIYFQKEECSYKSPPASLFHTILALNALESGYLKEDQSLFFWDKTRHPYIRWQKDQNLRSALEYSVHWYFAKLWNDIGPEKGRQLLEKGNDFTSAVPMTRASFWLDGSYSVSPVEFVDYLIRLQESKPPFRKKTIQTVFGILKRESGSVSNASGNHDLPGNWNGIEEYKSDSAFYYNQEEANSWFWALFQKEGAQWLIFTRVRTTGQPAAPLEAAKLASKVLQEESLLLSPLP